The genome window TACAGCATGGTGTAAAACAGATTCTTTTCCTTCGAGTTTTATAATTTTGTTTTGAAGTGTAATATATGAAATAGCGCACATCAATAATATGAAACCATAGCAGGCAACAGGAATTGTTGCAAATGATTGTCCTCCCATCCAGCTTGTCGCAAAAGGAATCAAAGACAGCCAAAACAACAACATAGTATTGTACCATAGCACCGAACCATCTATTTTTTTGACAACCTGAAACATGTGATGGTGGTTATTCCAATAAATTCCAACATAAATAAAACTCAATACATAACTCAGACAAACAGGAATCAAGGGAAGCAGACTCTCAAAGGTAGAATGTTCCGGAGCTCTGATTTCTAATACCATAATCGTTATAATTATGGCTAAAACGCCATCGCTAAAGGCTTCGATTCTGTTTTTGTTCATTTTTTTATTTGGAGATTGTTATACTTTAAGCTATTAAGATTCTAAGATTTTTCGAATGATTATTTAATTTCTAAACATGACACTTCAGAATATTCAGATGAATTAATAAAATCTTTTATGATTGAGTTTTTAGAATTTATTATATCTGCCAGAAAATCTGTTTTTGTATTGCCAAAGCGGAGCCAAATTATTTTTGGAGGGTGCCCTTTTAAATTTGAAATATCAAAAAAATCGGCATCAAATGTGACTATATTAAAATTATTTTGTTTTGCATACTGCCAAATTTCAAGATCTGAAAAA of Flavobacterium marginilacus contains these proteins:
- a CDS encoding TMEM175 family protein, whose translation is MNKNRIEAFSDGVLAIIITIMVLEIRAPEHSTFESLLPLIPVCLSYVLSFIYVGIYWNNHHHMFQVVKKIDGSVLWYNTMLLFWLSLIPFATSWMGGQSFATIPVACYGFILLMCAISYITLQNKIIKLEGKESVLHHAVNKDNKGKLSMACYISAIPLAFVSPLISGILYIFVALIWIIPDKRIENQINKI
- a CDS encoding DUF5615 family PIN-like protein — protein: MNLLFDQNISFRIVSKIASNFPTAKQVRQLGIENFSDLEIWQYAKQNNFNIVTFDADFFDISNLKGHPPKIIWLRFGNTKTDFLADIINSKNSIIKDFINSSEYSEVSCLEIK